In Georgenia soli, a genomic segment contains:
- a CDS encoding FHA domain-containing protein, with product MPFVPQAARTYLSTAQVADPLSPNDTIAPLRREALDVLGRAYGSRARLGAGALAWALGLVASALTAAAAGRWPTADGTSAWFAGAALLAGLCAAGLGVAVVHSGSVLSRAVAAWLATPSRSARTRDAARPHRAIATRAALGILAAVAVLGLAGLLVRELLDGTAAGAAHASLAPAAAFDAGPASTGDLRIVVGLAAAALVTATAAVSLLSGANRIHAAAWQPAPAPPRPRANGDGPAGTRHTVVMLLVPAPARNFLDPADYRRDWTTYGSMMIRRQVAMRTLLPAFTDLGRLGLGTLAWVASLVGATLLRAGAGGAVALGLTGSAAAVAGTVLVVLGVALGVVVVLAGSRLARGLALWALMPLLVHGDGSRRAAGSAAGTSVRRSDDPAGSLAPRLLAAVVVAAAGVVWAVDVVRDGLVVLAPYSTAGDLGVLLASVLGAAISWTTAAATFSGWRRVRAALAGRLGTSQEAAALREVHGAAPRGVDGAHRASSGVAGPGAASGAAPVAAPPGWAVAPVAAEPTPHRSKPTPHRSEVAQVRVGGRLLDPGTTLLGRAPAARPGERVDRALAVEDPTMSKTHLAVRVTPAGVWVTDRASTNGTTVVTDGGEQRLEAWRETKVPPGALVRAGATVLAVAGGESSQDVESTVLRDHR from the coding sequence GTGCCTTTCGTCCCGCAGGCCGCGCGCACCTACCTCTCGACTGCGCAGGTCGCCGACCCCCTGTCCCCGAACGACACCATCGCCCCGCTGCGGCGCGAGGCGCTCGACGTCCTCGGGCGGGCCTACGGCTCCCGTGCCCGCCTCGGTGCCGGCGCTCTCGCGTGGGCGCTCGGGCTGGTCGCCTCCGCCCTCACCGCCGCCGCTGCGGGACGCTGGCCGACGGCGGACGGCACGAGTGCGTGGTTCGCCGGCGCGGCCCTGCTGGCGGGTCTGTGCGCCGCCGGGCTCGGCGTCGCCGTGGTGCACTCCGGCAGCGTCCTGTCCCGAGCGGTCGCCGCCTGGCTCGCGACGCCGAGCCGCAGCGCCCGCACCCGCGACGCCGCCCGGCCCCATCGCGCGATCGCCACGCGGGCGGCGCTGGGCATCCTCGCCGCCGTCGCGGTGCTCGGCCTGGCCGGTCTGCTCGTGCGGGAGCTCCTCGACGGGACGGCGGCCGGTGCGGCCCACGCCTCCCTCGCTCCCGCCGCAGCGTTCGATGCAGGGCCCGCGTCCACCGGGGACCTGCGCATCGTCGTCGGGCTGGCGGCCGCCGCACTCGTGACCGCGACGGCGGCGGTGAGTCTCCTCTCGGGCGCCAACCGGATCCACGCGGCGGCCTGGCAGCCCGCGCCGGCACCGCCGCGCCCGCGGGCCAACGGGGACGGTCCGGCCGGAACGCGGCACACTGTGGTCATGCTCCTCGTCCCCGCGCCGGCCAGGAACTTCCTCGACCCGGCCGACTACCGGCGGGACTGGACCACCTACGGCTCGATGATGATCCGCCGCCAGGTGGCCATGCGGACGTTGCTGCCCGCCTTCACCGACCTGGGCCGCCTCGGGCTCGGGACGCTCGCGTGGGTGGCTTCCCTCGTCGGTGCGACGCTGTTGCGGGCAGGAGCCGGCGGCGCGGTGGCCCTGGGGCTCACCGGGAGCGCGGCCGCCGTCGCCGGCACGGTGCTGGTGGTGCTCGGCGTCGCTCTCGGAGTCGTCGTCGTCCTCGCAGGTTCCCGGCTCGCCCGCGGTCTGGCGCTGTGGGCGCTGATGCCGCTCCTGGTTCACGGGGACGGGTCCAGGCGTGCAGCCGGGTCCGCGGCGGGAACGTCCGTCAGACGTTCCGACGACCCCGCGGGGAGCCTTGCACCGCGCCTGCTCGCCGCGGTGGTCGTCGCCGCCGCCGGCGTGGTCTGGGCCGTCGACGTCGTGCGGGACGGACTCGTGGTCCTCGCGCCCTACTCGACAGCGGGCGACCTCGGTGTCCTCCTCGCGTCCGTCCTGGGTGCGGCGATCTCGTGGACGACGGCGGCCGCGACCTTCAGCGGCTGGCGCCGTGTGCGAGCCGCCCTCGCCGGACGCCTGGGGACGTCGCAGGAGGCGGCGGCGCTGCGTGAGGTGCACGGCGCGGCGCCCCGGGGGGTCGACGGTGCCCACCGGGCCTCGTCCGGCGTGGCCGGGCCCGGGGCGGCCTCGGGCGCGGCGCCCGTCGCAGCGCCGCCCGGGTGGGCGGTCGCGCCCGTGGCGGCCGAGCCCACGCCCCACCGCTCCAAGCCCACGCCCCACCGTTCCGAGGTGGCGCAGGTGCGCGTCGGCGGCCGCCTCCTCGACCCGGGCACGACCCTTCTCGGCCGTGCCCCGGCGGCACGCCCGGGCGAGCGCGTCGACCGCGCGCTCGCCGTCGAGGACCCGACGATGTCCAAGACCCACCTTGCGGTGCGGGTGACCCCGGCCGGCGTCTGGGTGACCGACCGGGCGTCCACGAACGGCACCACCGTGGTCACCGACGGCGGCGAGCAACGGCTCGAGGCCTGGCGGGAGACGAAGGTGCCGCCCGGCGCCCTCGTCCGCGCCGGTGCCACGGTCCTCGCCGTCGCCGGGGGTGAGAGCAGCCAGGACGTCGAGAGCACCGTGCTGCGCGACCACCGCTGA
- a CDS encoding WXG100 family type VII secretion target produces MSNINVSYDEMQREANNLVTAKDQIVADLNRLQAQIQGLVESGFVTDQASVRFNESYQQFTTGAQSTIEGLQDLSQYLVNAAQALADTDSQLAAGI; encoded by the coding sequence ATGTCGAACATCAACGTCTCCTACGACGAGATGCAGCGTGAGGCCAACAACCTGGTCACCGCCAAGGACCAGATCGTCGCGGACCTGAACCGGTTGCAGGCGCAGATCCAGGGGCTGGTGGAGTCCGGGTTCGTCACGGACCAGGCCTCGGTGCGGTTCAACGAGTCCTACCAGCAGTTCACCACGGGTGCGCAGTCGACGATCGAGGGGCTGCAGGACCTCTCGCAGTACCTCGTCAACGCGGCCCAGGCGCTGGCCGACACCGACTCCCAGCTCGCCGCCGGCATCTGA